One Deinococcus betulae genomic window carries:
- a CDS encoding DNA internalization-related competence protein ComEC/Rec2, whose product MLGLGAGLAVWDARPLLAGLALVGGAAGWWAATTALNRPEPLTPWLGAQVTLRGEWDGQFLTLQAPRARVALAPKPTQGPGQLEVAGRLVIPEGRRTPGGFDQAAWLRSQGGLFVPAPGAVLVAARVQRHVPEGGLRGWFRRGLTAGLSGQQAALMQAVELGDRGDIGRESFGDGTEVRDAFNRAGLAHLMALSGQNVALITGVLVWLLIRAGAAPAWRYGLPAALLAPYLLLLVQPSPSITRAVIMGAAVLLGLTAGRGRPDPLALISLAALACLLLFPLWLLDVGFQLSFLAVLALTQTERVAARLPARWPRWLKLALVATVLAELGTLPVVAGTFGQIPVVGLPANLVAGAIMAALVPLGFLAGLLGPLAAPVNLLTGPLASALLAVAETFGRAPVLTWGSIGAAGVVAYATALGAGWLWLMNRVRLEVALGTVLAGLLLTALPGWLAPAREVVYLDVGQGDSTLIRLPGLTMLIDAGGSVGSDYDVGGRTVVPALRALGVRKIDVLVASHADTDHIEGVPAVLRALPVGELWIGHHKRGDPVLDAVLAEAQAQGVPVREVRRGDRVQAAGAALTVLWPAGQGWHPEDNENSVALTLESGAWRAAFLGDLNQQGEVLASPGNLDVLKAPHHGSRYSTGEALLAQATPADTVLSVGRNTYGHPHPDVLARLAQAQSRVWRTDQVGTIRWAIP is encoded by the coding sequence GTGCTGGGCCTGGGCGCGGGGCTGGCGGTCTGGGACGCCCGCCCACTGCTGGCAGGGCTGGCGCTGGTGGGCGGCGCGGCCGGATGGTGGGCCGCCACCACAGCCCTGAACCGTCCCGAGCCCCTGACACCCTGGCTGGGGGCGCAGGTCACGCTGCGCGGCGAGTGGGACGGCCAGTTTCTGACCTTGCAGGCGCCGCGCGCCCGCGTGGCGCTGGCGCCCAAACCCACCCAGGGACCGGGGCAGCTGGAGGTGGCTGGCCGACTGGTGATCCCCGAGGGCCGCCGCACGCCCGGCGGCTTTGACCAGGCGGCGTGGCTGCGCTCTCAGGGCGGCCTGTTCGTGCCCGCACCCGGCGCGGTGCTGGTGGCGGCCAGGGTGCAGCGGCACGTCCCGGAAGGCGGCCTGCGCGGCTGGTTTCGCCGGGGGCTGACGGCAGGCCTCTCGGGGCAGCAGGCCGCGCTGATGCAGGCGGTGGAACTGGGCGACCGGGGCGACATCGGCCGCGAGAGCTTTGGAGACGGTACAGAAGTCAGGGACGCCTTTAACCGTGCGGGGCTGGCGCACCTGATGGCGCTGTCGGGACAGAACGTCGCCCTGATTACCGGCGTGCTGGTCTGGCTGCTGATTCGCGCGGGCGCCGCTCCTGCGTGGCGTTACGGTCTGCCCGCCGCGCTGCTGGCGCCCTACCTGCTGCTGCTGGTGCAGCCGTCGCCCAGCATCACGCGGGCGGTCATCATGGGCGCGGCGGTGCTGCTGGGCCTGACCGCCGGGCGCGGACGGCCCGACCCCCTGGCCCTGATCTCGCTGGCGGCGCTGGCCTGCCTGCTGCTGTTTCCGCTGTGGCTACTGGACGTGGGCTTTCAGCTGTCGTTTCTAGCGGTGCTGGCCCTGACCCAGACCGAGCGCGTGGCCGCCCGCCTGCCCGCGCGCTGGCCCCGCTGGCTGAAACTGGCGCTGGTCGCCACGGTTCTGGCCGAGCTGGGCACCCTGCCAGTGGTGGCCGGCACCTTTGGGCAGATTCCGGTGGTGGGCCTGCCCGCCAATCTAGTAGCCGGGGCCATCATGGCGGCGCTGGTGCCACTAGGCTTTCTGGCCGGTCTGCTGGGGCCGCTGGCCGCGCCCGTCAACCTGCTGACAGGACCTCTGGCCTCGGCGCTGCTGGCGGTGGCCGAAACCTTTGGCCGCGCGCCCGTGCTGACCTGGGGCAGCATCGGCGCGGCGGGGGTGGTGGCTTACGCAACCGCACTGGGGGCCGGCTGGCTGTGGCTGATGAACCGCGTCCGGCTGGAGGTGGCGCTGGGCACTGTCCTTGCGGGCCTGCTGCTGACCGCCCTACCGGGCTGGCTGGCCCCGGCGCGCGAGGTGGTGTATCTGGATGTCGGGCAGGGCGACAGCACCCTGATTCGCCTGCCGGGCCTGACCATGCTGATTGACGCGGGCGGTTCGGTGGGCAGCGACTACGATGTGGGCGGCCGCACCGTTGTGCCGGCCCTGCGGGCACTGGGAGTCCGCAAGATTGACGTGCTGGTCGCTTCGCACGCCGATACCGACCATATCGAAGGGGTGCCGGCCGTGCTGCGCGCCCTGCCGGTGGGCGAGCTGTGGATTGGGCACCACAAACGCGGCGACCCTGTGCTGGACGCCGTGCTGGCCGAAGCCCAGGCCCAGGGCGTCCCCGTGCGCGAGGTGCGGCGCGGGGACCGCGTGCAGGCGGCGGGCGCGGCCCTGACGGTGTTGTGGCCAGCCGGGCAGGGCTGGCACCCCGAAGACAACGAGAACAGCGTGGCCCTGACCCTGGAATCGGGCGCCTGGCGCGCGGCGTTTCTGGGCGACCTGAACCAGCAGGGCGAGGTGCTGGCCAGCCCCGGCAACCTGGATGTCCTCAAAGCGCCCCACCACGGCAGCCGCTACTCCACCGGCGAGGCGCTGCTGGCCCAGGCCACCCCCGCCGACACCGTGCTGAGCGTGGGACGCAATACCTACGGCCACCCTCACCCCGACGTGCTGGCGCGGCTGGCACAGGCCCAGTCCAGGGTGTGGCGCACCGATCAGGTGGGGACCATTCGGTGGGCGATTCCGTAG
- a CDS encoding NUDIX domain-containing protein encodes MSFQLVAWLAVQDGAGRLLLGRRDGSSYAHGLWGLPGGRVERGEGLAQTAARETLEEVGLVVHPDALTCLGACRYDLDGTQGLDVFFLARTWAGEARPLDKTSEVAWFAPDRLPPDVLPWLPSVLDAHLHGAARFTELVDGWDGLRSLF; translated from the coding sequence ATGAGCTTTCAGCTGGTGGCGTGGCTGGCGGTGCAGGACGGGGCCGGGCGCCTCTTGCTGGGCCGCCGCGACGGGTCCTCGTATGCCCACGGCCTCTGGGGGCTGCCGGGCGGGCGGGTGGAACGGGGCGAGGGTCTGGCCCAGACGGCAGCCCGCGAGACGCTGGAAGAGGTGGGCTTGGTGGTTCACCCAGACGCCCTGACCTGCCTGGGCGCCTGCCGCTACGACCTGGACGGTACGCAGGGCCTGGACGTGTTTTTCCTGGCCCGGACCTGGGCAGGGGAAGCTCGGCCTCTGGACAAAACCTCTGAGGTGGCCTGGTTTGCCCCAGACCGCCTGCCCCCCGATGTGCTGCCGTGGCTCCCCAGTGTTCTTGATGCCCACCTGCACGGCGCTGCCCGCTTCACGGAACTGGTCGACGGCTGGGACGGCCTGCGCTCCCTTTTCTAA
- a CDS encoding NUDIX domain-containing protein, with protein MMRNLLVWTVLQDAGGRVLLGRRDGSVYGHGLWGLPGGQVEPGEGLPEAAAREVREETGLTLHPQVLSVLGVRRYEVDGAQGTDFLFLARQWTGEPQPLHKTSAVAWVLPSALPSKCLPWLPAVLEAHLAWGVPVTEQLRDVRQVRALGGLA; from the coding sequence ATGATGCGCAATCTGCTGGTGTGGACAGTGCTTCAAGACGCTGGGGGCCGCGTGCTGCTGGGGCGGCGAGACGGGTCAGTGTACGGGCACGGGCTGTGGGGGCTGCCAGGCGGGCAGGTCGAACCCGGCGAGGGCCTCCCCGAAGCGGCGGCGCGCGAGGTCCGGGAAGAAACTGGGCTGACGCTGCACCCGCAGGTCCTGTCGGTCCTGGGCGTGCGCCGTTACGAGGTGGACGGCGCGCAGGGCACCGATTTTCTCTTTCTGGCTCGCCAGTGGACAGGTGAGCCACAGCCGCTGCACAAGACCTCGGCCGTTGCCTGGGTTCTGCCGTCGGCGCTCCCATCGAAGTGCCTGCCCTGGCTGCCCGCCGTTCTGGAGGCCCACCTGGCGTGGGGCGTGCCCGTTACAGAACAGTTGCGGGACGTGCGCCAGGTACGCGCGCTGGGTGGCCTGGCATGA
- a CDS encoding thiamine ABC transporter substrate-binding protein translates to MRRTLLTALLLGGAAQAQTTLTVITHDSFDVDKKLVAAFETANGAKVRFIKGGDAGELLNRLILTRRAPIADVVYGLDNSLLPRARQAGILEAYTSPALAKVPAAYRLDDAGLLNTVDYGFVALNYDRAWFEKAGLALPKNLDDLKTLAYAKLTVVQSPATSSPGLAFLLATVNHYGEAGAWQWWRAARAGGMKVTRGWSDAYYKDFTRNGGKYPIVLSYASSPAAEVFYADGFNPAKLPAQAPTGNLFLPGSTFTQLEGVGVLKGSKQAALARKFVDFMLSSPVQADLPTRMWIYPAVQGTPLNPVFKFAQAPKAEAIKPAVTANPQRLVDAWVTQVLRAR, encoded by the coding sequence ATGCGTAGAACACTACTGACCGCTCTGCTGCTGGGGGGGGCTGCCCAGGCCCAGACCACCCTGACCGTCATCACCCACGACTCCTTTGACGTGGATAAGAAGCTGGTGGCGGCGTTCGAGACCGCCAATGGGGCGAAGGTTCGCTTCATCAAGGGCGGCGACGCGGGCGAACTCCTAAACCGCCTGATTCTGACCCGCCGCGCCCCGATTGCTGACGTGGTCTATGGCCTGGACAACAGCCTGCTGCCGCGTGCCCGCCAGGCCGGGATTCTCGAAGCCTACACGTCACCTGCGCTGGCCAAGGTGCCAGCCGCCTACCGTCTGGACGACGCTGGCCTGCTGAACACCGTGGACTACGGATTTGTGGCCCTGAACTACGACCGCGCGTGGTTCGAGAAAGCGGGCCTGGCCCTGCCCAAGAACCTGGACGACCTGAAAACGCTGGCCTACGCGAAGCTGACCGTGGTGCAAAGTCCGGCGACCAGCAGCCCTGGCCTGGCCTTTTTGCTCGCCACGGTCAACCACTACGGCGAGGCGGGGGCCTGGCAGTGGTGGCGCGCGGCCCGTGCCGGCGGCATGAAGGTTACGCGCGGCTGGAGCGACGCCTACTACAAGGACTTCACCAGAAACGGCGGTAAATACCCCATCGTGCTGTCCTACGCCAGCAGCCCCGCCGCCGAGGTGTTTTACGCCGACGGCTTTAATCCTGCCAAATTGCCGGCCCAGGCCCCGACAGGCAACCTCTTTCTGCCCGGCAGCACATTCACCCAGCTTGAAGGCGTGGGCGTCCTGAAGGGCAGCAAGCAGGCCGCCCTGGCCCGTAAGTTCGTGGACTTCATGCTGAGTAGCCCCGTGCAAGCGGACCTGCCCACCCGGATGTGGATTTACCCCGCCGTCCAGGGCACGCCCCTGAATCCAGTGTTCAAGTTTGCCCAGGCACCGAAAGCCGAGGCCATCAAGCCCGCCGTGACGGCCAACCCGCAGCGGCTGGTGGACGCCTGGGTGACGCAGGTGCTGAGGGCGAGGTAA
- a CDS encoding ABC transporter permease, translating to MTRLTSFLLTLPGLLFVTLCLALPLARTMLEGGVTLAVWADPYFQGRLLWTLAQAVTTAGLALLLGVPLAFLLARFQLRGQQTFLRLLLLPFVTPTLVAVLGLSALLGPQGWVTRLTGLDLSDTPLLLVLGNLFFNLPVMVRLSYASFARVPAGLLGAARSLGASARRAAWDIALPLALPGVLAGAVLVFLYSALSFGLPLALGGERYATLEVEIYTLTALQLRLPEASALIVGQLGLTLLATWTYVRLTRGGVGVSAAARPPARGAARLALLGLGGLTVLICFAPLLAVVARGLLGTGGPTLSYWQGVLADDTTPLLAWNTMRFGLMALAGATVLGGLYALGAWQARSRVLDLVSLLPLMVSPVSLAVGYLLAYPALAASLPLLIAAYTLLAWPLVVRSVLPALRAIPPRLHEAARSLGASSAAAFRTVTWPLAAPALRGGGALALATVLGEFGATLVLTRPEWATLSTGLYDRLGRPGERNLGEACALATLLLVLAGLAFTLLDGGEGEVT from the coding sequence ATGACCCGTCTCACTTCCTTTCTGCTCACCCTGCCAGGCCTCCTCTTCGTCACCCTCTGCCTGGCCCTGCCCCTCGCCCGCACCATGCTCGAAGGCGGCGTGACCCTGGCCGTCTGGGCCGACCCCTATTTCCAGGGCCGCCTGCTGTGGACGCTGGCCCAGGCCGTCACCACGGCTGGTCTGGCCCTGCTGCTGGGCGTGCCGCTGGCTTTTTTGCTGGCCCGCTTTCAACTGCGCGGCCAGCAGACCTTTCTGCGCCTGCTGCTGCTGCCTTTCGTCACGCCCACGCTGGTCGCCGTGCTGGGGCTCTCGGCGCTGCTGGGGCCGCAAGGTTGGGTCACGCGCCTGACCGGCCTGGACCTCAGCGACACGCCCCTGCTGCTGGTGCTGGGCAACCTCTTTTTCAATCTGCCGGTGATGGTGCGCCTGAGCTACGCCAGCTTTGCGCGGGTGCCGGCCGGCCTGCTGGGGGCGGCGCGCAGCCTGGGCGCCAGCGCAAGGCGTGCGGCGTGGGACATTGCCCTGCCACTGGCCCTGCCAGGGGTGCTGGCCGGAGCCGTGCTGGTCTTTCTGTATTCCGCCCTGAGCTTTGGCCTGCCCCTGGCGCTGGGGGGCGAGCGCTACGCCACGCTGGAGGTCGAGATTTACACCCTGACCGCCCTGCAACTGCGGCTGCCCGAGGCCAGCGCGCTGATTGTGGGGCAGCTGGGCCTGACGCTGCTGGCCACCTGGACCTACGTGCGCCTGACGCGCGGCGGCGTGGGCGTGTCGGCGGCAGCCCGGCCCCCCGCACGCGGCGCCGCCCGGCTGGCCCTGCTGGGCCTGGGGGGCCTGACGGTCCTGATCTGTTTTGCGCCGCTGCTGGCTGTGGTGGCGCGCGGCCTGCTGGGCACAGGCGGCCCCACCCTGTCCTACTGGCAGGGCGTACTGGCCGACGACACCACCCCGCTGCTGGCCTGGAACACCATGCGCTTTGGCCTGATGGCTCTGGCCGGGGCCACAGTGCTGGGGGGGCTGTACGCGCTGGGGGCGTGGCAGGCCCGGTCACGGGTGCTTGACCTCGTTTCGCTGCTGCCACTGATGGTCTCGCCGGTCAGTCTGGCGGTGGGCTACCTGCTGGCCTATCCGGCGCTGGCCGCCAGCCTGCCGCTGCTGATCGCGGCCTATACCCTGCTGGCCTGGCCGCTGGTGGTGCGCTCGGTGCTGCCGGCCCTGCGCGCCATTCCGCCCCGGCTACACGAAGCGGCGCGGTCACTGGGCGCCAGCAGTGCGGCGGCTTTCCGCACCGTCACCTGGCCGCTGGCGGCGCCCGCCCTGCGCGGCGGCGGCGCACTGGCCCTGGCCACGGTGCTGGGTGAATTTGGCGCGACCCTGGTGCTGACCCGCCCCGAATGGGCCACCCTCAGCACCGGCCTGTATGACCGCCTGGGCCGCCCCGGCGAGCGGAATCTGGGCGAGGCGTGTGCGCTGGCCACCCTGCTGCTGGTCCTGGCCGGGCTGGCCTTTACCCTGCTGGACGGCGGCGAAGGCGAGGTGACCTAG
- a CDS encoding ABC transporter ATP-binding protein translates to MTAPALTLSSLHKAFGPVQAVQDVSLTVQSSETVALLGPSGCGKSTVLRLVAGLDRPDSGAVQIGGQDVTARPPEARRVGLVFQDYALFPHLSVLDNVAYGPRVRGAPRAQAQRRAQEALALVELTGLEARRPAQLSGGQAQRAALARALATDAPLLLLDEPMSNLDERLRAELRASLRALFARVGAGVLLVTHDQREARALASRVAVMRAGQLIQTGPAEAVFTAPATAWVAAFLGEANLLPAGPGQVRHIPETALHLGAGEAWPAVAAPAGEGGTPVTVTHPLGPLHLTLSPREATLLEGGRLRLTVDDAQVRLLPDDREGA, encoded by the coding sequence ATGACCGCCCCCGCCCTGACCCTCAGCAGCCTTCACAAAGCCTTTGGCCCCGTCCAGGCCGTGCAGGACGTGTCCCTGACTGTTCAGTCTAGCGAAACAGTGGCGCTGCTGGGGCCGTCGGGCTGCGGCAAGAGCACGGTGCTGCGACTGGTCGCTGGACTGGACCGGCCTGACAGCGGCGCCGTGCAGATTGGCGGCCAGGACGTGACCGCTCGCCCCCCCGAAGCCCGCCGGGTGGGCCTGGTGTTTCAGGACTACGCCCTCTTTCCGCACCTGAGCGTGCTGGACAACGTGGCATATGGCCCCCGCGTTCGCGGCGCCCCGCGCGCCCAGGCCCAGCGCCGCGCCCAGGAAGCTCTGGCGCTGGTCGAATTGACGGGGCTGGAGGCCCGCCGCCCCGCCCAGCTGTCCGGCGGGCAGGCGCAGCGGGCGGCACTGGCCCGCGCCCTGGCCACCGACGCGCCCCTGCTGCTGCTGGACGAACCGATGTCCAACCTCGACGAGCGCCTGCGCGCCGAGCTGCGGGCCAGCCTGCGGGCGCTGTTTGCGCGGGTGGGGGCAGGCGTGTTGCTGGTCACCCACGACCAGCGCGAGGCGCGCGCGCTGGCCAGCCGCGTAGCAGTGATGCGGGCCGGGCAGCTGATCCAGACAGGCCCGGCCGAGGCGGTGTTCACGGCCCCGGCCACCGCCTGGGTCGCTGCCTTTCTGGGCGAAGCCAACCTGCTGCCCGCTGGGCCTGGCCAGGTGCGCCATATCCCTGAAACGGCCCTGCACCTGGGGGCAGGCGAGGCGTGGCCAGCGGTGGCCGCCCCAGCCGGCGAGGGCGGCACGCCCGTCACCGTGACCCACCCCCTTGGCCCGCTGCACCTGACCCTCAGTCCGCGTGAGGCGACACTGCTGGAGGGCGGCAGGTTGCGCCTGACGGTGGACGACGCGCAGGTGCGCCTGCTGCCCGACGACCGGGAGGGCGCGTGA
- a CDS encoding thiamine diphosphokinase — protein sequence MIAWILVGGRLILSPLLGMLPRPDLVIAADGGARHAALLGVPVDTWVGDFDSSEGVHISAPREVHPTAKNATDAELAVQAARSRGATELVVLGAFGGRFDHALALALGAARLTGEGLRVTLTSGDEWGWPLLPGSPLSLALPPGATLSVLALTELRALTLRGVRWPLTGANVPLGSGWTVSNEVQEERVTAELGAGLALLTLLPDTEEEPR from the coding sequence GTGATTGCCTGGATTCTGGTGGGGGGCCGCCTCATCCTTTCGCCCCTGCTGGGCATGCTGCCGCGCCCAGACCTCGTGATCGCGGCGGATGGCGGCGCGCGCCACGCGGCCCTGCTGGGGGTCCCAGTGGACACCTGGGTGGGCGACTTCGATTCCTCGGAAGGGGTGCACATCAGCGCGCCGCGAGAAGTTCACCCCACCGCCAAGAACGCCACCGACGCCGAACTGGCTGTACAGGCCGCCCGCAGCCGCGGCGCCACCGAACTGGTCGTTCTGGGCGCCTTTGGGGGCCGCTTCGACCACGCCCTGGCCCTGGCCCTGGGCGCTGCGCGCCTGACCGGCGAGGGCCTGCGCGTCACCCTGACCAGCGGCGATGAATGGGGCTGGCCGCTCCTTCCCGGCTCTCCCCTGTCGCTGGCCCTGCCCCCCGGCGCCACCCTGAGCGTGCTAGCACTGACCGAGCTGCGCGCCCTGACCCTGCGCGGCGTGCGCTGGCCCCTGACGGGCGCCAATGTCCCCCTGGGCAGCGGCTGGACCGTCAGTAATGAGGTCCAGGAAGAGCGGGTCACCGCCGAACTGGGCGCGGGCCTCGCCCTGCTGACCCTCCTTCCCGACACAGAAGAGGAGCCGCGCTAG